In Saprospiraceae bacterium, the sequence CTGCCAAAATGACTGAAGCTATGAAATCAAGTATCTATTATCAAAAGATCTCGGATATTCAGAATGTGCCTATATCTTTGGCTATCAAGGAAATAGAAAAAGGTAAACGAGATGGTAGTGTGCTAAATCCTAATAAGCCTGAATTGCTTTTTATCACCGCCTGGTCTACAATAGTCGGTTATCTCAAATTGACCACTGCTTCAGGAAAACACCGATCTACTTTGCACACCATCAACAAATTAGAATGGAAAAAATACGTGCTGCAACTCATGAGAAATCAGCTTGAGAGCAGAGTTTGATCCGGTCTTGTGCTGAATCTACTTTAGTCAGTCTATCAGAATAAAATCGTCCAGCTCTACACTTTCAAAATCATTTACTTTTTCTTCGACCCAAAGCATCAGCCAATGATCTGCAGCTGGTTCTATATGGGTGTTTTCGTCTAGTGAATATTCGTTCATGGTGATATAATTTTTATATAATTTGAATGGGATATTGATTGGCTGTGAGCATAAAATCTGCTATAAATCTTCTATATTCTTTAACATTGACCAGAGGATATTTAGTAAATCTTTTAACCCCCATAGCAAGTGTTTTGAGTAAATCTCCTTCGCAAAAACTGGACAAAGCGTCCAATGCATTTTTGGTCATTCTTGCATTCATATCATGGAATACAATTTTGACCACAGACATTTGGAGGTCTTTGAGCTCTGGTTTTATGCCTAATTGATCTTGTTTTTCAATTCGCAACAGCAGTGATTCTGCATTGAGCATATCGATGAGCATATCACTGCAATTGGTCAGGATCTCTTGCTCCTCCTGCAACTGAAGCTTGCCATCCATCTGTGATTTGACAGCAGCACCTGCCACCAACAACGCGAGTTTTTTGTATTCTTTAAGTGAATTTTTCTCTTCGCCCAAAGGGCCAGATGGCCTTTCCATAGATGGCATGCTGGTAAGTTCTTTCTGTACAGCCCAGGCTGCATCGGTCAGGTTGATATGGCCTTTCATGGCTCTTTTGATGAGCATATCAAAGATCAATAATCGATTGATTTCATTGGTGCCTTCATAGATCCTATTGATCCGGGCATCCCGGTAGGCGCTGGCGACACGATTTTCTTCGGAGAATCCGATACCACCATGTATTTGAACCGCTTCATCAACTACATAGTCCAATACTTCAGAAGCATTGACCTTGAGTACGGAACATTCGATCGCATATTCTTCAGCGGCAATAAGCTTTGCTTCAGAAGGTGATTTTCCTTCTCCGATCAAAGATTCTATTTTCTCCTGCATCATATTGGACACCCGATACATCGTAGACTCTGCCATATAGGTTCGAATGAACTGTTCGGCGAGCTTATATTTTATGGCACCAAATTCTCCTATCTTTTTGCCAAATTGCACTCGTTCGTTAGCATATTGTACACTTTTCGTGATCAGAGATTTTGCTCCACCGATACAGAAAGCACCTAATTTAAATCGACCGATGTTGAGGGCATTGAAGGCTATTTTATGTCCCTTGCCTACCTCACCTAACAGAGCTGATCTGGGGATCACAACATTTTCGAAAAATACCTGGCGGGTAGAGGATCCTTTAATTCCCATTTTTTTCTCTTCTTCCCCGAGCGTGAGTCCTTTGAGTCCGGCATCTACCAAAAAACAAGAAAATCCTCCTTTCCCATCAGGCCATTCGGACCCGTGCACTTGAGCAAATACAATAAATAAATCAGCCCAACCTGCATTAGAGATCCACATTTTCTGACCATTGAGACTGAAATGTTGTCCATCAGCACTTAAATCAGCCCGGGTCTTGGCAGCTAGCGCATCCGATCCTGATCCTGGTTCGGTAAGGCAATAACTGGCTATCTTTTCGCCAGTGATTAATGCTGGTAAATAATGACTTCTTTGTGCTTCTGTGCCAAAATAAAGGATTGGAAGCATGCCAATACCCGTGTGTGCAGCAAAAGTTGTGGAGAAAGAACCCATGGGGCCTAAAATATCAGTTACTAACGTATTGGTATTGGTGTCTAAATCACTGCCTCCATATATTTCAGGCATATGAATTCCGAGAAAGCCTAACTCCCCAATTTTGATCATAAGGCTTTTTGAAAGGCCTTCTTCTTGTACTTCAATTCGGGCTGCGACAGGATTAATTTCATTCTCTAAAAAATCCTGAGCAGCTTTGGCGACCATGAGTGATTCCTCTCCAAATTGTTCAGGGATAAAAGTCTGACCATATTCGGCATCTTTTACTAGAAATTCTCCACCTTTTAAGGGTATAGATTGAACATCAGTTTGCATACATTAAAGGTTTTTGCTATTTGACTCAAAGTTAAGTAATTTGTATTTGCCAATCAATACTGTTTGCGTTAAATTAACAATTCTTTCATTTTTACCTTCAATTTTGCTTGTCTGGGAGCTTCTAATTATTGACTAACAGTCAGAAAAATTTAAAAAATGGCTATCTGTATTAAATTTATATGAAGAATGGAGATTCTCTTCAAATCTTTCTTAAATTGACCTGAAAATCAAATCTGTATGAAAAGACTTGTGATATCTGTTGGCATCATGTTGATGTTGAGCTCCATCATTTTTGCTCAAAAGAAAAAAGCAACAGTGGCTAAAACTTCGATAGTGACTAATCCTGTTATTACTACCCCAAAAATCAATGACAAGGATTTTAACGCACTCACCTGGCGCAATATTGGACCTTATAGAGGAGGCAGGTCGACTGCCATTTGTGGGGTGCCTGATCAAATCTATACCTTTTATATGGGCTCTACCGGAGGTGGGGTTTGGAAAACTATCGATGGAGGCAATAAATGGAACAATATATCTGATGGATATTTTAATACCGGCTCAGTGGGAGCTATCCAGGTAGCCTGGTCAGATCCCAATGTTGTAGTGGTAGGTATGGGTGAAGCTCCGGTACGAGGGGTCATGACATCGCATGGTGATGGGGTCTATAAATCTACCGATGCTGGCGTGACATGGAATCATATAGGATTAAAAAATGTACGACAAATCTCCAAAATCCGTATCCATCCTGAAGATCCCAATATTATGTATGTGGGTGCCCAGGGCAGTCCTTATCAACCTACCGCTGACCGGGGGGTATTCAGAACAAAAGATGGTGGCAAAACCTGGGAAAAAGTCCTCTTTGTAGATGAAAATAGCGGAGTTAGTGATTTGAGCATGGATATGAAAAATCCAAGGGTCCTCTATGCAGCATTCTGGGATCACCAGCGACTACCCTGGTACGTACGCAGTGGGGGAAAAGGGAGTAGTATTTGGAAATCAACCGATGGGGGAGATACCTGGAAAAAACTGAGCAATGGATTACCTACCGCTCTTATGGGTAAAATCGGAATTTCAGTATCTATGGCCAACCCCCAAAGAGTTTATGCTATAATAGAATCTGATGAGGGCGGGTTATTCCGATCTGAAGATGGTGGCAATACTTTTGCATTGATCAATGGCGATAGGATGCTGAGGGCGAGAGCCTGGTATTATATGCATGTATTCGCTGATCCTCAGAATGCAGATCGGGTCGTCGTCTTGAATGCACCTTATATGGAATCGACCGATGGAGGGCGCACGTTTAAAAATGTACAGGTACCTCATGGGGATAATCATGACCTGTGGATCAATCCAAATAATAATATGATCATGGCCAACTCCAATGATGGTGGGGCAAATGTCACTTATAATGGCGGATTAAACTGGAGCGATCAAGACAATCAGCCAACTGCCCAGTTTTACAGGGTGATCGCTGACAACAGATTCCCCTATTGGGTGTATGGAGGCCAGCAAGACAATAGCGCAGTCGCAGTCATGAGCAGAACCTCCGGCCCAGGTATTTCGGGCAAAGATTTTATCAATATATCCGGATGTGAAAGTGCTTGGCCGGCATTCGATCCTAATAATCCCAGGTATATCTATTCCGGGTGTTACCAGGGTATAATTGAAGAGTTTGATTGGGAGACTCGGGAATCCAAGGATGTCATGGCATACTCTTTCCTTGGTCTTGGAGCCAATGCAGGGGATAATAAATATCGATTTAATTGGAATGCCCCTATCCTGGTCTCTAAGTTTAATCCCAATGTGATATATCATGGAGGCAATAAAGTGCTCAAGTCCGAAAACAGAGGCATCAACTGGGTAGAATTAAGTGGTGATCTTACAAGAAATGAAATATCCAAACAAGGCAAAGGGGGAGGTCCGATAACGAATGAATCAGCTGGGGGTGAAAATTATAATACACTCGCTTGTATGACCGAGTCAGGATCAGATGCCAATGTACTATGGACAGGGTCTGATTGTGGATTGGTGCATATGACCAGAGACGGGGGCAAGACATGGATCAATGTCACTCCTGCTGATATGAAGGAAGGGCTGGTCAATAGTATTGAAGTATCTCCTCATGATCCGGCCAAAGCCTATGTGGCCTTTAGCCGATATAAGTTTAATGATTTTACACCTCATATTTATGTAACGACAGATTATGGTAAATCCTGGACTCAAAAAGTCAAAGGATTGGAGCCAGAGGCGCATGTGAAGGTAGTGAGAGAAGACCCAGTTAGAAAAGATTTGCTGTATGCAGGTACTGAGACAGGATTTTATATTTCTTTCAATGGTGGTGATGATTGGCAGAAGTTCCAACTAAATCTGCCGATCGTACCGATCACAGATTTGATGGTTCATCAAGGTGATTTATTGGCTTCAACTCAAGGCAGGGCATTTTGGATACTGGATGATTTAAAACCTTTACAAGATTATAAGCCTGAGGATAAATCAAAAAAATTGATCGTTTATCAACCGGAGATTCCGATCCGGTTTGGCAGTGACGGTGGCGGCCCGGCAAGGGGGGCGGTCATATTGGGGACGAATCCTCCATCTGGTGCGGTGATTTACTATTCGCTCAATATCTCAGATACCTCAGAACATGTATCTGTAGAGATCAGTGACATAAATGGAAAGGTTATCCGAACCTTTGGCTCACAAGAAAAATTAGCCGCAAAAAAAGCAACCAGGGATACTAATCTCAATAAAATAGTCTGGGATTTTCGCACAGAGCCACAATCATTGCCGGACGGATTGATGGTGTTAGGAGGCAACAATAGTTATCGGGTAGCTCCTGGCACCTACCAGGTCAAAGTAACTTATGGGAAAGAATCAGAAACCAAACAATTTGAGTTAAAAAATGATCCCAGGCGAAGTACTACCGCTGAACAATTTGCTGATCAACAGAATATTTTAAATGAATTGAAAACCTCGATCGACGATATCTATGATCAGGTCAAAAGGATGAGATATATTAAGGAGCAAGTCAATGCTTATACTAAAAGAGGTGATGGTGATCAAAAAGAGATCAAAGAAAAAGCAGCATCAATCACTAAGCTTATCGATAGCCTCGAAAACAAAATGGTCCAGTCAAAATCAAAGACTTTTCAGGATGTTGTGAATTTTGAAAATCAACTGGATGCCAAGCTCAAGCATGTGATGGATCTTATCGACGAAGCTGCCCCTCCGATCACTCAGGGACAGAAATCCAGGTCCATGGATCTGATCAAAGAATGGGTAGATACCAAACAGTCAGTAAACAAATTGATC encodes:
- a CDS encoding acyl-CoA dehydrogenase family protein, which produces MQTDVQSIPLKGGEFLVKDAEYGQTFIPEQFGEESLMVAKAAQDFLENEINPVAARIEVQEEGLSKSLMIKIGELGFLGIHMPEIYGGSDLDTNTNTLVTDILGPMGSFSTTFAAHTGIGMLPILYFGTEAQRSHYLPALITGEKIASYCLTEPGSGSDALAAKTRADLSADGQHFSLNGQKMWISNAGWADLFIVFAQVHGSEWPDGKGGFSCFLVDAGLKGLTLGEEEKKMGIKGSSTRQVFFENVVIPRSALLGEVGKGHKIAFNALNIGRFKLGAFCIGGAKSLITKSVQYANERVQFGKKIGEFGAIKYKLAEQFIRTYMAESTMYRVSNMMQEKIESLIGEGKSPSEAKLIAAEEYAIECSVLKVNASEVLDYVVDEAVQIHGGIGFSEENRVASAYRDARINRIYEGTNEINRLLIFDMLIKRAMKGHINLTDAAWAVQKELTSMPSMERPSGPLGEEKNSLKEYKKLALLVAGAAVKSQMDGKLQLQEEQEILTNCSDMLIDMLNAESLLLRIEKQDQLGIKPELKDLQMSVVKIVFHDMNARMTKNALDALSSFCEGDLLKTLAMGVKRFTKYPLVNVKEYRRFIADFMLTANQYPIQII
- a CDS encoding glycosyl hydrolase → MKRLVISVGIMLMLSSIIFAQKKKATVAKTSIVTNPVITTPKINDKDFNALTWRNIGPYRGGRSTAICGVPDQIYTFYMGSTGGGVWKTIDGGNKWNNISDGYFNTGSVGAIQVAWSDPNVVVVGMGEAPVRGVMTSHGDGVYKSTDAGVTWNHIGLKNVRQISKIRIHPEDPNIMYVGAQGSPYQPTADRGVFRTKDGGKTWEKVLFVDENSGVSDLSMDMKNPRVLYAAFWDHQRLPWYVRSGGKGSSIWKSTDGGDTWKKLSNGLPTALMGKIGISVSMANPQRVYAIIESDEGGLFRSEDGGNTFALINGDRMLRARAWYYMHVFADPQNADRVVVLNAPYMESTDGGRTFKNVQVPHGDNHDLWINPNNNMIMANSNDGGANVTYNGGLNWSDQDNQPTAQFYRVIADNRFPYWVYGGQQDNSAVAVMSRTSGPGISGKDFINISGCESAWPAFDPNNPRYIYSGCYQGIIEEFDWETRESKDVMAYSFLGLGANAGDNKYRFNWNAPILVSKFNPNVIYHGGNKVLKSENRGINWVELSGDLTRNEISKQGKGGGPITNESAGGENYNTLACMTESGSDANVLWTGSDCGLVHMTRDGGKTWINVTPADMKEGLVNSIEVSPHDPAKAYVAFSRYKFNDFTPHIYVTTDYGKSWTQKVKGLEPEAHVKVVREDPVRKDLLYAGTETGFYISFNGGDDWQKFQLNLPIVPITDLMVHQGDLLASTQGRAFWILDDLKPLQDYKPEDKSKKLIVYQPEIPIRFGSDGGGPARGAVILGTNPPSGAVIYYSLNISDTSEHVSVEISDINGKVIRTFGSQEKLAAKKATRDTNLNKIVWDFRTEPQSLPDGLMVLGGNNSYRVAPGTYQVKVTYGKESETKQFELKNDPRRSTTAEQFADQQNILNELKTSIDDIYDQVKRMRYIKEQVNAYTKRGDGDQKEIKEKAASITKLIDSLENKMVQSKSKTFQDVVNFENQLDAKLKHVMDLIDEAAPPITQGQKSRSMDLIKEWVDTKQSVNKLIQDDVKSLNELIEKNKVPFISTERKVEKPVSKS